In a single window of the Penaeus chinensis breed Huanghai No. 1 chromosome 4, ASM1920278v2, whole genome shotgun sequence genome:
- the LOC125024956 gene encoding uncharacterized protein LOC125024956 → MVRETGVMTEQSAAEEGGAVSAAGEEAIRSLLASCRESMKGEPGRTTAGVIPLDPLAVETQIITHQHPALSISVKLSNMALTGLSEFVIEEVKVNVQLLTITVSLAYDTLLLDGEYELQGKLVKVIPISARGPFTVTTNNAKVTLRAKLKECRGRLEVRDLTSDLVLEGVRCRLAQMTGGALVSKVLNSLLTDLLRRERPRLAHELSAALKTLLNNELKNFNLGVSLQLLQTSDRLMRRGSLY, encoded by the exons ATGGTGCGCGAAACGGGAGTAATGACAGAGCAGTCGGCTGCAGAGGAAG GAGGGGCAGTGAGTGCAGCAGGAGAGGAAGCGATCCGCTCCCTCCTGGCATCATGCAGGGAATCCATGAAGGGAGAGCCGGGGCGGACCACCGCGGGAGTGATTCCTCTGGACCCCCTTGCAGTCGAGACACAAATCATCACCCATCAGCATCCAGCTCTTAGCATATCTGTGAAGCTCTCCAATATGGCATTAACG gGGCTGTCTGAGTTTGTCATTGAAGAGGTGAAAGTGAATGTACAGCTCTTGACCATAACTGTGAGCCTGGCATATGATACGCTGCTACTTGACGGGGAGTACGAGCTTCAGGGGAAGTTGGTTAAAGTTATCCCTATCTCGGCTAGAGGGCCATTCACAGTCACAACCAACAATGCAAAG GTCACACTTCGAGCCAAGTTAAAGGAATGCCGCGGACGACTAGAAGTAAGGGATCTGACAAGTGACTTGGTTTTGGAAGGTGTAAGATGTCGTCTTGCTCAGATGACAGGTGGTGCCTTGGTTAGTAAGGTTTTGAACTCATTACTGACAGATTTACTCAGACGGGAGAGACCTCGCTTGGCACACGAACTAAGTGCAGCACTCAAAACCTTGTTGAACAATGAGCTCAAAAACTTCAACCTTGGTGTATCCCTCCAACTTCTGCAAACTAGCGACAGACTCATGCGTAGAGGTTCCCTTTACTAA